The Astatotilapia calliptera chromosome 19, fAstCal1.2, whole genome shotgun sequence DNA segment tcattaaattCACCCAATACTTTCTGGAATTAAACAAAGTAATTGAGAGAAAATTATAGACAGAGAAACCAAGCTTGCCCTGCAGAAGAGTAAAGCtgaaaaatggagaaaacagaGCATACCTTTGATTTTTTGCTCTCGAGTCGCAGCAAAAATGCTACCACATCCTTTTTGCCGACAGCTTGTGCCTGTGACAGGCGATGATggagaagttttttttaactttgtgaaCTGCTAAGTgttaataaaatagaaatatgcCTTCCTACAAACCCACCAATTGAATTGCAGTCTGCCCATCATAGCCTGGTTGATTTAAGTCTGCTCCAGCAAGGCTCCAGATTTCCAGACCATCCAGGTCACCATTGGCTGCCAGGCTGATGCACACAAAGTAAAAGCATTATTACAGCAACAGGATTCATTTCTCCAAAATCAgtattaatataatattatacaCTGGGCAAAGAACAGCTTGTGTAAAGGAAATTTGTGGAAAGACTGCAAAAGCATATCAATGGAACATTCAGTATTACTGAGCCACATGAGCCACAGGAGCTTGAGGTTTATCTTCATAGTGACACATGCAATGCTTATCATATGAAAGGTGTGTTCCTGAAACTGGAAATTGGAACGGTCTTAACAAAACCTGTTTAGTGTCTCgggcagatttaaaaaaaaaaaagaaagaaagaaagggaaaaaaaaacaacacgtaCTTACTGACACTACAGATAGAGAACAGATCTGAAGCTATGCTGTTAGGGAGCATTCCTACAGTTTGTGTAAGAGTGGGACAACTGGTTGCACCTGTGTCAGCTATGTAGGATGGGTCATTAGTGACGGTGGAGCAACGAAGTGGCTGTGTACAATTGTTACAATACTTCCTTTTTTGTGTCTGACCTGCACATTTCAGTTCCTGCTTCGTCCAACTCATGTCTGGAGAAATGAGCTCCGGTCTTTCTCAGCAGCTTCACAACTTCCTTGTGTCTAAGTTAGAGAGCATGTAATCACAGAGTTATTGTTACTGTATATCACcattcacacatgcactctTTTCTATTAATAAAAGGGCATCGCAACTGATCACTTTTCTGTAACTCTTGCAAACCTTAAGACAGAGCTAGTAACATATTCCACATGGTACAAGTTTCAAGGAATGtaataacacaacacaacattGTGACTATAAATCTCTCTCTAATTGCAGTTGTATTAGGACATTAGATTATGGTGCATTTTTGCTATTCTCAATTCAAAAGTCAGGTCTTCCCCTCTCGGTGCCTGTGTCCAATCGAGAGCAGCTgttgcagcacacacacatagacccTGCTATTAATGATGGGCCCAAATACTCAGAAGTTTGGCTAGACTTCAAGAGAAGTGATGATGACAATCTCAGTTACAACAAGTGTGACGAGTCCTTTGCACGTGAACCAAATAATGCTCGTGCACTCCATCTCCGTCTCTTAGCGAGATGCCAGAGAGCCTATATCTCATTAATAAAAGGGCTTATGTTTAATAAGCATATTCGTTTGAATCAGAAGAAACAGACATAACTACCTATTAAGTGTAATTAGATATAATGCTAattttaaacaacattttcattcaCACTGTAATTTAGACTTGGAGCGAAAGAGTCTGTGTGGCAGTAATCGTCGTTTGGCAAGTACGAACAAGTTTGTTGTCCCCCGCAAAGAGCCGCCCACGCAGGAGTCACATGCAGTGATTTTCACGGTGACAAGAAATGTGCATTAAAAGCAAAGGCTGAAAAGTTTCCACAACTGACCCGCAGACTTTCTGAATAAGACCTGTGTGACAAAGCGACAGGGTAAGCTAGTAAGAGCTCAATTTTGTGCCTAATTGTTTAGCTGTATGGAGAGCAACAGCCAGAGAACCTATTAGGGACTTCCTGCGGAGCATAAGCCAGTAACTCTCATCAATGAACCGGGGAGCAAGCTGGTAGGACTGGTTCAGAGGGCACTCCCCACATTTCTTTCaggtttctctctctgtcctctctgcCTCTCCTTATATGGGCATTAGGCTCTTAATACAGTACGAAATGTGGCTCACAATGTGCTCGCGCATCCCTGACAGCAACTTAAAACTCCACTTTTATTACTTTTgttatttcagtgaaaatattaAGAAGGGGAATAGCTGCTCAAGCTGTGCAGCACATTACAGGAAGTGTAACAACAGGTGTCTGCGCTCCAGTGCATCCCTCTGCCATCACAAAGGCAACAAGTCCACACTTGCAGCACCAACCGTTGAAAGAGATGAGCCATTTGTCGcagctctgacacacacaacgtTTTCACCCTGAGGCTCAACATAGCCCTGAAATGTTACGCCTGGCTATTCCCTGACAGACGTTTAGAGCAACCTCAGTGAAtgacacaaaattaaaaatacagctTTGGTAAAAATAAACACTGCCTAAATTGTCAGATGACAATTAGCCTAATTAGCTTATAATTATTGCCCGGCCTCTAAACTCCATTACGAGCCCCTTCCTGGTTTCACCCTCCCCCCAGCCGCTGCTGCTTTCTTGCCATTTGAGCAAAACCTATCAGCAGCTCATGTAATGAAGTCCTCTCTGTAGCAGCTATTAAACATATTTGCAGGAGATCCTCAGATGTCTAATTGCCAAGAGGGGGGGATTTAAATTGTTGTGTTTGCAAATTCATAAATGACAATATTACTTTAACAGCAAGATACAGGCAGACACACTGGCCCTTACTGTTTCGAAACAAGACAAGTCTTACCTGAAACGCACAGCATTGCATAGGGGTGTGTCACCATAGCGATCTTTAGTGTGGACCGAAGCTCCATGACTCAGTAGGTACTGCACCATTTTGAGGTGGCCCTCACAGGCAGCAACATGAAGGGGTGTGCGTCCATCGTAGTCCACCAGACATAAGTTACTGCCCTGTGGAAAGGGAAAATCCTCAGTGTGTGTGCTGGTGGTTTAAAGGTTAGTGTGGTGAGATGAtgtattgattttatttctaatctatatttgttctttttgtttatttgtttttatttaatctttatttatacgGGTAATCCCAGTGAGACTCAATGCTCAATCACAAGAGAAACCTGTTTCAGACAGCgtaacaaaattacaaaaataataataaaaaatctcctgaaaaagactaaaacttgAGTGTACAACTAGAATGATCGAAAAGCCTTACACCACTGCTAGATTTGGGCGATGCCAAACCtgtggctgattttttttccactcatctGAGGATCTAAAGTGCCAAACTGTTTGAGTAGCAGTCTTCAAGAAtacttctccaggcttcttgaaggacattcaaagctcttctctggatgtttgctgctttttgttccatTCTTTGTGAGGATGattccacactgcttcagtaatgttgaggtctgggctctgagGGCCAACCCATGCCTGGTAGTGTcccactgtttttttgtttgtctttatcCATGTATGCTTTTAGTttgacagtgtgtttgggatcaccgTCATGCTGAAAAAATGAAGCCGTTGCCAATCTGATGCTTTCCAATTAGCATTACATCGGATCAAAATTTGACAgcacatttctgtgtttataattgCATCAATTTTGACAACGTCACCATCCACCGTGCTTgtattcactcactgttgtaGCTCTCTCTCGATCTCCTCTGTAGATACTGacaatgatttgaaccaaaatttTCAATTTGATCACTTCTTAAGACCTGCTGCTACCGATTTTAACTAAATTTCTTGTCTAATGTGGTATATCTCAGCCCTTTCTCCCTGCTTACTTTCCTTAAGAGTGGCTGCTTGACAGCCGCCCTTCTACCATTTCTGcagaggcttcagtgaacattaGAGGGATCATCAACTGGAAGGTTTTTGCTGGATTTTCTTtactatttcttaaggacatgactttcaaatactgttcatctgctgcttttttatgcttgaatgattcatgggtcagtgttaagtggcttaacaaatatacaaaaaataaaaataaacaaggtCTGGaccaaaaatgagtgaaaagcagccaatgcCCTTACGTGAGGGcagaatatatttttgaaaacttcaAGGTAATCTAGGCAGCAGCTGCATACCAGTCAATCCACATACAGACATGTACATGCGACTGTGGAGACAACTCTAGGCTTGCCTTACCAGTCTGTCCTCTAGTTCTGCTTGTCTGAGTGCCTGCGTGTTGACTACACCGCTCTAATACAAAATGGAAGTGTGAccctgaaaatgttttgaaaatctACCAGTGGGAAAAGTTTTCCAAAGTTCAATGACCTTATAGCCAAACATGACCAGGAAAGAAATGGGTAAAATGTGTTTGGAGActcaaaaacaggaaataatgaTTAACTTTACAGCATGTGGTGAAGGTCGTAGGATTGCTTACCATCTCTTTTAGGGCTTTTAAGGCCTCAATGTCACCGATCTTAGCAGCGGCGCATGCCAGCGTGGGAGTCAGAGCATCTCGGATGGCTTCCAGCTCCTTTTGAAACCAGATTCCAAGAATTTTAAAACCCGCAATTTCTCTGAATATGAAAACAAGTCATCAAGTATGGCAAAATGACAAGCTCCTAATAACCTAAAGTTAGCCCCAGAGCTGAAAGTCTGCGGAAATGCACTGCTACCCTTACCTCTTTGCAGCTGACGCTTAGAGACTTGGCAATGACTTGGATGAAACGGCTGTCACTCAGGCACAGTTTGGCTCCTGCCAAGTCAGCGATCATTTCACCTCGCAGGTTCTCTGCCATCATCTGGACAGagtcacaaaaaaataataatcttttAGCACTTTGTTACTTTAAAAGCTTCCACATAATGGAAaagaaagtgttgaaagtgccACCAGCCTTTTTCTTCGCCTCCAGAGCAAGCTCCTTCTTGGCCAATACGTAGGACAGTTTTGACAGCGCAGCCTCTGGAGTCATGTCGCCTCCTGCTATCAGGCCGGCTTCTATCAAGACCTGTAGTATCAATCACAGGAATAAGTGACCTGATTGATTCATTCTCTCTCCAACTCAACTGAACATATTAACAAGACTGTGATTAATTACCAAGCGTCATGAACTACCTTGCCAGTGGCGTAGGATGTAGACACCGACCCCCTCAGACACTGCGTGcagttgatgatgatgacaccGGCATCAGTGGCTTTCTTTAACTGTTCCAGGAGATCAGGGCGGTTATCGGGGGCATTTCCGCTGCCGTAGGTTTCCAGGACCACTCCTTCCATGGGTGGCTGCAGGAAAGCCTTTACCTGGACAAAGATGAGCGCAGTTTCAGGTTATAAACACCCAAAATTTATGGCCATCTTAACTGGCTACTCAACTGTGCAGAATCAAGATGAGAAATTAGTATTCCGTGTTATTTTTCCTGCAGCCCCTTTAACTCCATGCAACCCATTCACTCTCCTAAAAGCCCATCTGGTGCCATCTCTGCAACCAGAGTATCTCAGTCACTGGTTGGCTGGTTGGCACTGGGAAGCCCTACACCACATCATTAGCCATGGCATATGACTAGAATGGCAGATGACTCAAATGGCAGAAAGGAGAGCAATTAATCTGAAGGTGTTAGCAAGCATAAAGTCACTTGGCAAGTTTGTGCCAGTTACCATAAAATGCGAGAAGAAGGTGACATTAAAAGTTCCAGGTTCACTCAGTATTTTTTGATGCGATAAGCAGTTTGACAAGAAAGGTGTGACACAGATTACCAATGAAGCTCCCGTACTGCAGAGTGCGGACACACGAGAGCCAAGTGCCTAATCAAAACGGTGCCTCATAAAAGCAGTTAAAGGCTGTAAGAAAGCCTTGATAGCAGAGTTGGGCAGTGGGAGCAGATTGAGACAGTAAAGTCGCTCCCCCAGCAGACGCTGCAGGGGGAGGTGCAGCTAAATGTTACAGTATCTGTAGCAACCCTCCCTCTTTACAGGGGGATTGGACATGGCCCATAACTCCGTCTCATCTTTCTCTGGCTTGAGCTTTGATGGCAGCTTACATGACTGGGAAAGTAACAGAAGAAGGCTAATAGCGCAATTACATTGAAGTTAACTATATTTTATTGCAGACAAAACAACAGTCTGTTACCTTTGAAGAACAGGTGATCTagtacaacagaaaaaaaggaggcaATTACAACTTTCTCGGCTTAAAGATTTGCACCATGCCGGCAATTTTAACATACTCATTTCAGCACTTGACTGCATGTCATTTGGTTTTAATTGGAAACAGCGTAAGTAAGCTGGAACCTCTGAGGCTTAGAAATGAAGCCAAGGCTCAAGTCCAAATACTGCAGTTCCTCAAGCAGCCAAATGAGGCTGTCTCAAAATGTGAGAAAACAGACTCCCATGTTTAAAAGGACAACATTGGAGAAGACAATACGACTGCTGAGTTACATGAAGCTGGCTGTTTGTTTATGGTGCTAGTGagtgttttaatcttttttgtGACCTTAGCTGTAAGGTTGTACAGGGTTGCATTTAAGACTTAAAGTTATACACAACTGTCAGGGCGGCCGCTCTGAGTGATTAGTGAGGCACTCTAAGGAGCAAGCTGTttagtttttatcattttcattcTTCTATCCAAATAATGACAAGCGGTAGCTTCAGAACATCTGGTAAATATTCCAAAATTACATCCATGGTCCACTTCACAGGCTACACCAGTAGcattaaacaaaaaatgacattttataccactttaataaaaagttaaataaactaCATTTCCCTGAAACTTACAGTAGACGCAGTGATTCCTGGGAATAGCCTAAGCAGGCCTACGTTGCGGTTCAGCTCAGTCTTGACTTGAAACTTTGCTGTGGTGTTTGCCCTCCACACTGTATCCCAGTTGACTGGCGGAAAGTTGAAG contains these protein-coding regions:
- the aspg gene encoding 60 kDa lysophospholipase isoform X2, giving the protein MADSSTNGLTSLARALSQPSLDLIEVNDVSPPRSLQLHPGRRRKLSSCNSIENADLVTSPCAAEARVLVINTGGTIGMTLHEDVLAPQANAFVKSLRKLPILHDETYAHQTRMYEYYGSDTLVLPLSKQNKRIVYTILEYNPLLDSSNMTTDDWGRFGKDIERNYESYDGFVILHGTDTMAYTASALSFMCEHLGKPIILTGSQVPIYEMRNDGRDNLLGALLIAGQFVIPEVCLYFYNKLYRGNRVTKVDAGSFNAFSSPNLAPLATAEVDITINWDTVWRANTTAKFQVKTELNRNVGLLRLFPGITASTVKAFLQPPMEGVVLETYGSGNAPDNRPDLLEQLKKATDAGVIIINCTQCLRGSVSTSYATGKVLIEAGLIAGGDMTPEAALSKLSYVLAKKELALEAKKKMMAENLRGEMIADLAGAKLCLSDSRFIQVIAKSLSVSCKEELEAIRDALTPTLACAAAKIGDIEALKALKEMGSNLCLVDYDGRTPLHVAACEGHLKMVQYLLSHGASVHTKDRYGDTPLCNAVRFRHKEVVKLLRKTGAHFSRHELDEAGTEMCSLAANGDLDGLEIWSLAGADLNQPGYDGQTAIQLAQAVGKKDVVAFLLRLESKKSKKVLGEFNDDDDDDDDDDDDDEEESGVIQFKATPPAL
- the aspg gene encoding 60 kDa lysophospholipase isoform X1, yielding MADSSTNGLTSLARALSQPSLDLIEVNDVSPPRSLQLHPGRRRKLSSCNSIENADLVTSPCAAEARVLVINTGGTIGMTLHEDVLAPQANAFVKSLRKLPILHDETYAHQTRMYEYYGSDTLVLPKPAPHPDLHFHGLSKQNKRIVYTILEYNPLLDSSNMTTDDWGRFGKDIERNYESYDGFVILHGTDTMAYTASALSFMCEHLGKPIILTGSQVPIYEMRNDGRDNLLGALLIAGQFVIPEVCLYFYNKLYRGNRVTKVDAGSFNAFSSPNLAPLATAEVDITINWDTVWRANTTAKFQVKTELNRNVGLLRLFPGITASTVKAFLQPPMEGVVLETYGSGNAPDNRPDLLEQLKKATDAGVIIINCTQCLRGSVSTSYATGKVLIEAGLIAGGDMTPEAALSKLSYVLAKKELALEAKKKMMAENLRGEMIADLAGAKLCLSDSRFIQVIAKSLSVSCKEELEAIRDALTPTLACAAAKIGDIEALKALKEMGSNLCLVDYDGRTPLHVAACEGHLKMVQYLLSHGASVHTKDRYGDTPLCNAVRFRHKEVVKLLRKTGAHFSRHELDEAGTEMCSLAANGDLDGLEIWSLAGADLNQPGYDGQTAIQLAQAVGKKDVVAFLLRLESKKSKKVLGEFNDDDDDDDDDDDDDEEESGVIQFKATPPAL
- the aspg gene encoding 60 kDa lysophospholipase isoform X4, translated to MADSSTNGLTSLARALSQPSLDLIEVNDVSPPRSLQLHPGRRRKLSSCNSIENADLVTSPCAAEARVLVINTGGTIGMTLHEDVLAPQANAFVKSLRKLPILHDETYAHQTRMYEYYGSDTLVLPKPAPHPDLHFHGLSKQNKRIVYTILEYNPLLDSSNMTTDDWGRFGKDIERNYESYDGFVILHGTDTMAYTASALSFMCEHLGKPIILTGSQVPIYEMRNDGRDNLLGALLIAGQFVIPEVCLYFYNKLYRGNRVTKVDAGSFNAFSSPNLAPLATAEVDITINWDTVWRANTTAKFQVKTELNRNVGLLRLFPGITASTVKAFLQPPMEGVVLETYGSGNAPDNRPDLLEQLKKATDAGVIIINCTQCLRGSVSTSYATGKVLIEAGLIAGGDMTPEAALSKLSYVLAKKELALEAKKKMMAENLRGEMIADLAGAKLCLSDSRFIQVIAKSLSVSCKEELEAIRDALTPTLACAAAKIGDIEALKALKEMGSNLCLVDYDGRTPLHVAACEGHLKMVQYLLSHGASVHTKDRYGDTPLCNAVRFRHKEVVKLLRKTGAHFSRHELDEAGTEMCSLAANGDLDGLEIWSLAGADLNQPGYDGQTAIQLSGVIQFKATPPAL
- the aspg gene encoding 60 kDa lysophospholipase isoform X3, whose protein sequence is MADSSTNGLTSLARALSQPSLDLIEVNDVSPPRSLQLHPGRRRKLSSCNSIENADLVTSPCAAEARVLVINTGGTIGMTLHEDVLAPQANAFVKSLRKLPILHDETYAHQTRMYEYYGSDTLVLPKPAPHPDLHFHGLSKQNKRIVYTILEYNPLLDSSNMTTDDWGRFGKDIERNYESYDGFVILHGTDTMAYTASALSFMCEHLGKPIILTGSQVPIYEMRNDGRDNLLGALLIAGQFVIPEVCLYFYNKLYRGNRVTKVDAGSFNAFSSPNLAPLATAEVDITINWDTVWRANTTAKFQVKTELNRNVGLLRLFPGITASTVKAFLQPPMEGVVLETYGSGNAPDNRPDLLEQLKKATDAGVIIINCTQCLRGSVSTSYATGKVLIEAGLIAGGDMTPEAALSKLSYVLAKKELALEAKKKMMAENLRGEMIADLAGAKLCLSDSRFIQVIAKSLSVSCKEELEAIRDALTPTLACAAAKIGDIEALKALKEMGSNLCLVDYDGRTPLHVAACEGHLKMVQYLLSHGASVHTKDRYGDTPLCNAVRFRHKEVVKLLRKTGAHFSRHELDEAGTEMCSLAANGDLDGLEIWSLAGADLNQPGYDGQTAIQLAQAVGKKDVVAFLLRLESKKSKSGVIQFKATPPAL